In a genomic window of Diadema setosum chromosome 3, eeDiaSeto1, whole genome shotgun sequence:
- the LOC140246543 gene encoding uncharacterized protein — protein MVMVEKGVPETMATHQQEQTPTAARTGQDEEKIRRNMKRLRVAGILQLCGTVVLLACGIAAIVIQAYYSYYATPIWSAVVVYGPGGILAVVSSYRMARSPVIASIIFSSGGVAMSLALLFIYSLAIEGEGNQYLKDKCQPSAYKHLYGCRNPMAARRAVDSIILATAFFLVVVDIASIVIGGIHAHKSTHDATSKRCASCCCICCACSPPPPTAAMFATNGQDFPQVGLYTQGIPQVYMVGQQGTANGEATPIQSIPGNGGMPHQGQTVYVINANQLIRQSGTSIAHLPGPDLSPPVNSQ, from the exons atgGTGATGGTGGAAAAG GGTGTCCCAGAAACCATGGCAACCCATCAGCAGGAACAAACGCCGACTGCCGCACGTACCGGCCAAGACGAAGAGAAGATTCGACGTAATATGAAAAGACTGCGG GTTGCAGGAATTCTTCAGCTTTGTGGTACTGTGGTTTTGCTTGCATGTGGGATTGCAGCTATTGTTATCCAAGCATACTATTCCTACTATGCCACGCCAATCTGGTCTGCAGTTGTg GTTTATGGACCTGGCGGGATTCTAGCTGTCGTTTCTTCGTATCGTATGGCGCGATCTCCG GTCATAGCCTCTATCATCTTCTCTTCGGGTGGAGTAGCGATGTCACTTGCTCTGTTATTCATCTACTCTCTAGCCATCGAAGGGGAGGGCAATCAGTATCTTAAAGACAAATGTCAACCGTCAGCATACAAACATCTGTACGGCTGTAGGAATCCCATG GCGGCTAGGCGAGCAGTCGACTCGATCATTCTCGCAACGGCTTTCTTCCTTGTCGTGGTGGATATTGCATCTATTGTCATCGGCGGCATACATGCACACAAGTCAACACATGATGCAACCAGCAAGCGGTGTGCGAGTTGCTGCTGTATCTGTTGCGCCTGCTCGCCCCCTCCTCCAACCGCG GCAATGTTTGCAACCAACGGACAAGATTTCCCACAAG TTGGGTTATACACACAGGGCATACCTCAGGTGTACATGGTCGGCCAGCAGGGAACAGCTAACGGTGAGGCGACTCCCATCCAGTCTATTCCCGGAAACGGCGGCATGCCTCATCAGGGTCAAACAGTCTACGTGATCAACGCAAACCAGCTCATTCGTCAATCTGGAACTTCCATCGCTCATCTCCCCGGTCCAGACTTGTCCCCGCCAGTCAATTCACAATAA